One Acidobacteriota bacterium genomic window carries:
- a CDS encoding glycosyltransferase family 2 protein — protein sequence MSDSINKFKKISLILPAFNVQNIIGNAVKLAEKEIKKVNPQEYEIIVVDDGSFDSTWNELKELKNIYGDRLRIIHLSKNSGKGNAIKKGISLSQGDIVGFIDSDLDIVPENIPIFLNYFKENRADILIGSKRHPESKINYPKRRLFLSNLFNLVVKIIFRINLSDTQTGIKFFKKDLADSILRKTKCKRYIFDLEFLLIALKNEWRIVEYPVIIEYRKKQKRINLFEIFNAIIEIGKVFFYLKLKKYDKLF from the coding sequence ATGAGTGATTCAATTAACAAATTTAAAAAGATCTCGCTGATTCTACCAGCTTTTAATGTACAGAATATAATAGGAAATGCAGTTAAATTAGCGGAAAAAGAGATAAAGAAGGTAAACCCTCAAGAGTATGAAATAATAGTGGTGGATGATGGAAGTTTTGACAGCACCTGGAATGAGTTGAAAGAATTGAAAAATATTTATGGAGATAGACTAAGGATAATTCATCTAAGCAAGAATTCGGGAAAAGGAAATGCAATAAAAAAAGGAATATCTTTATCTCAGGGAGATATAGTAGGGTTCATTGATTCTGATTTAGATATAGTTCCTGAGAATATCCCTATTTTTTTAAACTATTTCAAAGAAAATCGAGCTGATATTCTCATCGGCTCTAAAAGACACCCTGAATCTAAAATTAATTATCCAAAAAGAAGGCTGTTTTTAAGTAATTTATTTAATTTGGTAGTGAAAATTATCTTTAGAATTAATTTATCAGATACACAGACCGGAATAAAGTTTTTTAAAAAAGACTTGGCAGACTCAATCTTGAGGAAAACTAAATGCAAAAGATACATTTTTGACTTAGAGTTTTTATTGATTGCGTTAAAAAATGAATGGAGAATAGTTGAATATCCAGTGATAATTGAATATAGGAAAAAACAAAAAAGAATTAATCTCTTTGAGATATTTAATGCAATCATTGAAATTGGAAAGGTATTTTTTTATTTAAAATTGAAGAAATATGATAAATTATTTTAG
- a CDS encoding lysylphosphatidylglycerol synthase domain-containing protein produces the protein MSILVTIILVIYLISFIKIQDIIDAFKNIYLSTLFAYFFLSFSGAVVRAYRYKILIDSPYINLKSLIFVTLIRNLFVDLLPARTGSLSYIYLINVRFNFPFEIAASTFLMAFFFDLASLFPFLLLSVFFTVPFISELQIVSFSFIFLILILAIIIFLSELLEILSKLFSYFSKRFNLNTRKSISLIHEKLNLIIEDIKKIKKKGIYTKVFIVSTLIRLFKYTSLYFLLHSILKFSGYSFFNLNFFKVVMGISSADLLAFLLLHGIAGFGTWEAGWTFTFSLLGFERKLAIVSGFTLHLISQFYEYLLGIISIIILALPIFSKGRNVNGIE, from the coding sequence CTGTCTATTCTTGTAACTATTATACTTGTTATTTATCTTATTTCTTTTATTAAAATTCAGGACATAATCGATGCTTTTAAAAATATATATTTATCGACCCTCTTTGCTTATTTTTTTCTTTCTTTTTCAGGAGCAGTTGTAAGAGCTTACAGGTATAAAATTCTGATTGATTCTCCATATATAAATTTGAAAAGCCTTATTTTTGTTACCCTGATAAGGAATCTTTTTGTCGATTTGCTTCCTGCAAGAACCGGGTCTCTTTCATATATTTATTTAATCAATGTAAGGTTTAATTTTCCATTTGAAATCGCAGCCTCTACATTTCTTATGGCATTTTTTTTCGATTTAGCGAGTCTTTTTCCCTTCTTGTTATTGTCAGTTTTTTTTACCGTTCCTTTCATTTCTGAATTGCAGATTGTGTCTTTTTCTTTTATATTTTTGATTCTAATTCTCGCAATAATTATATTTCTGTCCGAACTACTCGAAATTTTAAGTAAATTGTTTTCCTATTTTTCTAAAAGATTTAATCTGAATACAAGAAAAAGCATCTCGTTAATTCATGAGAAATTGAATTTAATCATAGAAGATATAAAAAAAATTAAAAAAAAAGGAATCTATACTAAAGTTTTTATAGTTTCCACCCTGATCAGGCTTTTCAAGTATACCTCCCTCTATTTTCTTCTCCATTCAATTCTTAAATTTTCAGGATACTCTTTTTTTAATCTAAATTTTTTTAAAGTTGTTATGGGAATTTCCTCAGCAGATTTACTGGCTTTTTTACTCCTTCATGGAATAGCAGGTTTTGGAACATGGGAAGCGGGCTGGACTTTTACTTTTTCCCTGTTAGGGTTTGAAAGGAAATTAGCTATAGTCTCAGGTTTTACTCTTCATCTGATTTCCCAATTCTATGAATATCTGTTAGGAATTATAAGTATAATAATTCTTGCCTTACCAATTTTTTCTAAAGGTAGAAATGTTAATGGTATTGAATAG
- a CDS encoding DPP IV N-terminal domain-containing protein: protein MTNVQIPYKSKVFYILLLIFLFLIIIIFTFAFNLFAKISDMLAKTSNSSEEPFTDSPEDIIKTLKGKIVFQSNRDGDFEIFIMDVDGKNLKQLTHNNAEDQYPRWSPDGKRIVFQSNRDGNFQIYIMNEKGRDIRRITHNSFNCYNPEWFPDGRRIAFDTLDNGDKIFVVDLHTGNEMMLTDFWFRTILPAISPDGKSMAFTANKLFGWGIYHMDLSTKEIKLLDGEGGACRPDYSPDGEKIAYVSGKGKGKENIWVMNLNGSNKMQITKSKTTFDYDPSWSPDGKWIAYASSHDKHKGNWEIFIIRADGKHPLRLTNHPSHDKFPDWY from the coding sequence ATGACAAATGTTCAAATCCCTTATAAAAGTAAAGTTTTCTACATATTACTTTTGATTTTTTTATTTCTCATAATAATCATCTTTACATTTGCGTTTAATTTATTTGCAAAAATTTCAGATATGTTAGCAAAGACTTCAAATTCTTCAGAAGAACCTTTTACTGATTCTCCAGAAGATATAATCAAGACTTTAAAAGGAAAAATTGTTTTTCAATCAAATCGAGATGGTGACTTTGAAATCTTCATAATGGATGTTGATGGGAAAAACTTAAAACAGCTTACCCATAATAATGCTGAAGACCAATACCCACGATGGTCTCCTGATGGGAAGAGGATCGTCTTTCAATCAAACAGGGATGGAAATTTCCAAATTTATATAATGAATGAGAAGGGAAGGGATATAAGGAGGATTACCCACAACTCCTTTAATTGCTATAATCCCGAATGGTTCCCTGATGGGAGAAGGATAGCCTTTGACACCTTGGACAACGGGGATAAGATATTTGTGGTAGATCTCCATACTGGAAATGAAATGATGCTGACAGATTTCTGGTTCAGGACAATTCTCCCTGCCATCTCACCTGATGGAAAGAGCATGGCTTTCACTGCAAACAAACTCTTTGGATGGGGAATTTATCATATGGATTTATCTACAAAAGAAATTAAACTTCTCGACGGAGAAGGAGGAGCATGCCGCCCTGACTATTCTCCTGATGGAGAAAAGATTGCATATGTCAGTGGAAAGGGAAAGGGTAAAGAAAACATATGGGTTATGAACCTCAATGGCTCAAACAAGATGCAGATTACAAAAAGTAAGACTACCTTTGATTATGACCCTTCCTGGTCGCCGGATGGAAAATGGATTGCATATGCATCCTCTCATGATAAACATAAGGGAAACTGGGAAATATTTATAATAAGAGCTGATGGAAAACATCCTCTTCGCCTTACAAACCATCCTTCTCATGATAAATTTCCCGATTGGTATTAA
- a CDS encoding class I SAM-dependent methyltransferase: MKFYSGERDYPEDKKTNPRFQRELSAYLFCVNYVENKFVLDAGCGEGFGSFHLAQKSKKVIGIDNSRKTIEKAKQTYRKDNLEFMMMDVTHMEFPDEYFDVVISLAVIEHIEDYETYLKEIKRVLKKEGTGIISFLNKLYKFPLEPYHYREFNLVEINELMERYFSDIEIFGIFGTSKNSISYRKKRLKIIDLVYKSGFFKLLRLTPRKLSIIIYEILHFLFREFLFLLKSREIMKISTEDFLISKENLENAINYIAVFRKL, encoded by the coding sequence ATGAAATTTTATTCAGGCGAAAGGGATTATCCAGAGGATAAAAAAACAAATCCTCGTTTCCAGCGAGAGCTGTCAGCTTATTTATTCTGTGTGAATTATGTCGAAAATAAATTTGTATTAGATGCAGGATGCGGTGAAGGATTTGGAAGTTTTCATTTAGCACAAAAATCAAAAAAAGTTATAGGTATTGATAATTCAAGAAAAACTATCGAGAAGGCAAAACAAACTTACAGAAAAGATAACTTAGAATTTATGATGATGGATGTGACTCACATGGAATTTCCTGATGAATATTTCGATGTTGTGATTTCTTTAGCTGTTATAGAGCACATAGAAGATTATGAAACTTATTTAAAAGAGATAAAAAGAGTATTAAAAAAAGAAGGAACTGGGATAATTTCTTTTTTAAATAAATTGTATAAATTTCCATTGGAACCATATCATTACAGAGAATTTAATCTGGTTGAAATTAATGAATTAATGGAAAGATATTTTTCTGATATAGAGATATTCGGTATATTTGGGACCTCGAAAAATTCGATTTCATACAGGAAGAAAAGGTTAAAAATAATCGATTTAGTCTATAAATCAGGCTTTTTTAAGTTACTAAGACTCACTCCCAGGAAATTATCGATAATCATTTATGAAATACTACATTTTCTGTTCAGAGAATTCCTATTTTTGCTTAAATCAAGAGAAATAATGAAAATTTCAACAGAAGACTTTTTAATCTCAAAAGAGAATTTAGAAAATGCTATTAACTATATCGCTGTATTCAGAAAATTATAA